The Candidatus Binatia bacterium DNA segment AGCTTCGAGCACGAGATCGACGCCTTTCGCGCCTTCGTCGGAAGCTTTCCCGACAATTCGATTTTGCTGATCGATACCTACGACACGATAGCGGGAGCCCAAAAAGCGGTCGAAGTCGCCCGCGAGATGGCCGCGCGCGGCCGGAAGCTCCGCGGCGTCCGCATCGACAGCGGCGATCTCGCCGCGCTGGCGCGCGCCGTCCGGAAAATCTTCGACGACGCCGGCTTCCGCGACGTGAAAATCATCGGCAGCGGCGGTTTGGACGAATACGACCTGGCTGAGTTCGCCAAGGCCGACGTTCCCTATGACAGCTACGGCGTCGGAACGAAGATGGGCGTCTCCGCCGACGCGCCGTGGCTGGACATGGCCTATAAATTGGTGGAACAGAACGGCAGGCCGGTGCTGAAGCTCAGCTCCGGCAAAGCCTACTGGCCGGGTCCGAAACAGATCTTCCGTGTGGTCGACGGGCAGCGAAGATTAAAAAAGGACGTGATTGCTCTTCGCTCCGAGAAACTTCCCGGCGCCGAGCCGCTGCTCAAAAAAGTGATGGTAAACGGCAAGACTCAAGGAACCTATCCGTCGCTCAAAGAAATCCGCGAGCGTTTTCTCGCCGAGTTCGAGCTGCTCGACGAAACAACCAAAGCGATTCGAGATCCGGAGCCGTATCCCGTGGAAATCAGCCCGCGGCTCAAGCAGCTCAACGAGGAAATCTCCCGCCAGGTGACCGAAGCCGAGCTGGAACCCGCCATTCGAACACGACGCGCCGCAGGAAAAAATTAGGCCGAATTATTTCCCTCTCAGCTCTCAACCGCGGGCGTGTCTAAGCGCGCTACGGCTTGTTTTTTTGAGACCGTCATAGTACTCCGACCGAGGTGGCTAAAGAGAAAAGCGACAAAGAACCCCGGGCATTACTCGCAGGCGCGCTCGACGCGGTGGAGCGGTGGGGGAACCGGCTGCCCGACCCGCTGACGCTCTTCGCTCTCTTTGCTGTCGCCGTTCTCATCCTATCGTGGATCGCCTCAACACTCGGCGCCGCCGCCGCGCATCCGGCGACCGGCAAGACGGTTGCGGCCGTCAACCTTCTCGACCGCCAGGGCCTTCAGAACATCTTCACCAAAGCGGTGACGAATTTTACGAGCTTCGCGCCCCTCGGCACGGTACTCGTCGCCATGCTCGGCGTGGGACTTGCCGAACAGAGCGGGCTTTTCTCGGCGGCGTTGAAAGGGCTCGTGGCCGGCGTGCCGCCGTGGCTTTTGACGACTGCCTTGGTCTTCGCCGCCGTCAACGCCGATCTCGCCGTGGATGCAGGGTACGTGATCCTCATTCCGCTCGGCGCGCTTCTCTTCGCCAGCGTCGGGCGCCATCCGATCGCCGGGCTCGCCGCGGCCTTCGCCGGCGTCTCCGGAGGATTCAGCAGCAATATTTTTTTGACGCCGCTCGACCCTTTGCTCGCCGGCCTCACGCAAGAGGCCGCGCGCCTCTACGACCCCAAATATACCGTGCCGATAACCGCCAACTACTATTTCATGATCGCATCGGCATTCCTGCAAACCGTCGTCGGCGTTTGGGTCACGATCAAGATCGTCGAGCCCAGACTTGGGCCGTATTCAGGTGCGGTGAAAGAGTCTCTGACGACCCTGGGTCGCGAGGAAAAGCGGGGACTCCTGGCGGCCGGTCTTACATTGCTCGTCGAGACGATTGTTCTGCTCGCCCTCACGGTTCCAGCCGATGGTCTTTTGCGCGACGCCAAAGGCGGCCTCGAGCCGTTTTTCCAGGGACTGGTAGCGATCATGTCGCTCGGCTTTTTCTTTCCCGGAGTTGCCTACGGCCTCGCCGCGGGAACCATAAAGAGCGACCGCGACGCGACGAGAATGATCGGCGACACCATGGGCACGATGGGAAGCTACATCGCCCTCGCATTCGTGGCGAGCCAGTTCATCGCCTATTTCGGCTGGTCCAATTTAGGGCTGATCACCGCCATCGGCGGCGCGGGACTGCTCAAAGCCTCCGGCCTGACCGGGATCACACTGATCGTTCTGTTCGTTCTCGTCTGCGCGCTCATCGATCTCTTTCTCGCCAGCGCGTCGGCCAAGTGGGCCGTGATCGGTCCGATCTTCGTTCCGATGTTAATGATCTTGGGTTACTCACCCGAGCTGGCGCAAGGCGCCTACCGCATCGGCGATTCGTTCACCAATATCATTACGCCGCTCATGCCGTACATGCCGCTCATCATCACCTTCGCGCAAAAATACGAACCGAAGATCGGCCTGGGCAGCATCCTCGCGATGATGCTCCCCTATTCGATCGCGTTCGCCGTCAGTTGGACGCTGCTACTTGTCGTCTGGTTTTTGTTCGGCATCCCTCTTGGCCCCGGCGCTTCCCTGACTTATCCTCCTTCTTAGAACCGATATGAGCCGCCTGAAATCCCTCTTCATGCTTCGACGCGCTCAGCATGAACGGAAGGTCGTCACCGACTCCACGGTCTGGTCCGTTCGCCCCTTCGATGAACTCAGGGCAGGCCCTGAGCCAGTCGAAGGGCGATCGGAGGAATATTACTGAGGAAACCCCTATGCCATTTTCCAAACTCGGTCTCTCGCCGAAAGTCGTCGAAGGCGTTCTCGCCGCCGGCTATACCGATCCGACCCCGATCCAGCTCCGCGCGATTCCGATTGTGCTGTCGGGACGCGACCTCATCGGCTGCGCGCAAACGGGCACGGGCAAGACCGCAGCATTTGCGCTGCCGATCCTCTCGCGCCTGGCGCAGCCCGGCGCGCTCCGCGCGCTCGTGCTCGAGCCCACGCGCGAGCTCGCCGCGCAGGTCGAGACGGCGATTCGCGATTACGGCCGCTTCACCAACCTGCGCACCACGGTCGTCTTCGGCGGCACCGGCTACGGCAAGCAAGACGAAGCGCTCAGGAAAGGCGTAGACATTCTCGTCGCGACGCCGGGTCGTCTGCTCGATCAGATGCAACGCGGCATGGTGCGGCTCGACAAGATCGAAATTCTCGTTTTGGACGAAGCGGACCGCATGCTCGACATGGGCTTTATGCCCGACGTGCGCCGCATCGTCGAGCGCTGCCCGCGCGCGCGCCAGACGATGCTGTTCTCCGCGACCATCCCGCCCGAGATCGAGCAGCTCTGCAAATGGGCGCTCAAGAACCCCGAGACCGTCGAGATCGGCCAGCGCCGCGCGCCCGCCGAGACCGTAACGCACGCGTTCTATCCCGTGGCGAGCGACCAGAAACAGGAATTGTTGGAAGAGCTATTAAAGCGCACCGAGTACGATCAGGTGCTGATCTTCTGTCGCACCAAGCACGGCGCCGACCGCGTCGCGCGCAAGCTGCATCAGGAAGGCCACGCCGTCGCCGTGCTCCACTCGAACCGCACCCAGCGCGAGCGCGAGCAGGCGTTGAACGGCTTCCGCAACGGCCGCTACGAAGTCATGGTCGCCACCGACATCGCCGCGCGCGGCCTCGACGTCGAGCAGATCAGCCACGTGATCAACTTCGACGTGCCGCATCATCCCGAGGACTACGTCCACCGCATCGGCCGCACCGGCCGCGCGCTCGCCGCCGGCGACGCCTTCACCATCGTGATCGCCGAGGACCTGCCGGAGATCGCCGCGATCGAGCGCTTCATCGGCCAGACGATTCCGCGCATCAAGCTGGAAGGCTTCCCCTACAAATACACGCGCCTGCTTGAAAAAGCGCCGCCGCCTCCGTTCGGCGCGCGCGGACGTCGGAAAAGCCGGTGGTGAGATTGAGCCGCGCCTAGAGGGGTCGGGCTGTATCGCTCCACTGCATTGTGATAACCTGCGTGGTAATGGAAAAATTCGACAGACATACCCTTGATCTCATCGCGCGGGCGGTCGTATCCGGCCGTCGTGGCCACGGAAAAAGATTGGATCGGGTCGCCGACGCGATCGCAGGACTCCTAAAAAACCGCTTGGCGGCCAGCGAGGCTCCTGGGGTCGCGCGCGCGCGCAGCAGCCATAAATCCGACAAATCACGACTGGACCGTGAAATATTAAACTCTCTTCTCCGTCGCATCGAGAAACACCTGGCCTCACGGGTGCTGACGCAAAGCGTAAATGGCCGCTCTCAGACGCGTTGACCTTAACAGGTTTTTCTCGTCCTTGGCCCGCCATCTTCCTTCTGCCGCAAAATTAACTTTGACGGGCGGCGGCGAGGCCATGCTGCTTGGAGGAAGCCGACCGACTGGCGACCTCGACTTCAGCTTGGTCATGTCGGCCGGCGATCCCGCTCTCTTTTCCGAAGTTGAAGCTGCCGTGGCGATGGCATCGCGAGAAGCTGGAGTGGCGGTTCAATACTCCACAGATATCGACCGCTGGTCGCAGGTGGCGATCCCAAAGGCAAAAACGAAAACGCGCTTCTACAAACGTTTTAGTTTGCTTTCCGTTCATCTCCTCGATCCAAAATGTTGGGCCGTCTACAAGCTGGGGCGTTATCTGGATTCAGACGTCGAGGACCTGGTGACCGTGCTAAAGCGGCAGAAAATATCTTGGTCTGGTTTGGCGCGGCTGTGTGGGGAGTGCCTTCGTTCAAGCCCGCGTTCGACTCAACTCTACCTCTTCCGCAGGCAAGTCGAGCATTTCTTCCAACAACATGGCCGAAAAGTGTGGGGGAAGAGTTTTGAAAGTGAAAGAGCCGTCGCGGTTTTCCACCGAGCCGCCAAAATCCACTCATCGTGATCGCCGAGGACCTGCCGCAATCAAGTTACTGAAGACCGAGCAGAGTGATTCATGAGTCCGATCATCATCGAAACTCTAAGACAAGCAAAACGACTGATCGTCATCGTCGTCGGCTTCACGGTTCTTCTCGGCGGAGTCGCCATGCTGGTCTTGCCCGGCCCCGCCATTCTCGTCATTCCCCTCGGCCTGGCCATTCTCGCAACCGAACTCGTCTGGGCCCGCCGGCTGCTCAACAGAGTAAAAAGCAAAATCCAGAATATGCGACAGTGAGGAGTTTTTTGCGATGTAATGATCACTGACCGAGCCTCTTGAGCTCGGCTCGCGCACCGCTCTTCGCGGTGAAGTTTGGAGGACAATCCTCTGCCGCGGCACGCAGCAACGGAACGGCTTCGGCGACTGCGCCTTTGAGAACTTTACCCTCGGCCGCGAAGAAGTTCGCTTCGCAGATCCGCTCGGATCTTTTTTTCGCGTCGACGTCTTCCGCCGCCGCATACATCGCCACCTCGTCAATCTTGCCAAGATAAAAGTTAATCACGGGGCCAGGCCAATTCTTTAGGTTGAGTCGTGGGGCGCGACTCTCCAGACCGGGTCGGCCATTTTGTCCGGCCCGCGTTTCGGCAAGATAAAGCCAAACCGCATGATACAGACTCGAAGGTTGAAGGTCGAAAGCTTTCGCGAGGTCAAGCACCGCTGCGTCAAAACGTCCTTGATAGAAGCGCGCGCGCCCGCGGTTGCCGAACGCAGCGGCGTAATTCGGATCCAGACGAACGGCGGCGTCGTAGTCCTGGATGGCCCGGTCATAGTCGCCTCGACTGCGAAAAATGTTTCCCCGATTGCTAAAGGCCAGGGCGTAGTCGGGCTTTAACTGGATCGCCTGGTCATAGTCCGCCATCGCCCGCTCGTCATCGCCCTTGTCCCGATAAGCGATACCGCGATTGTTGAACGTCATGGCGTCGGCAGGATTCGACCGGATCGCCTCGTCATAGTCCTTTATCGCGCGGTTATAGTCCTTCTTCGCGCGATAGATGTTGCCGCGGTTGTAGAGAGCAGCCGCATACTTCGGGTTTATACGGATGGCCATTTCATAGTCCTGCAATGCACGCTCATCATCTTTTTTCGCCGAGTAAGCGCGGGCGCGGTTAAAGTAGGCGGTCGAATAGTTGGAATCGTAAGCAATGGCGCGATCGTAATCCGCTATCGCGAGATCCGATTGTTTCTTGTCGAGGTAGGCGTTGCCGCGATTGTTGAAAGCAAAAACGTGGGTCGGATTGAGCCGTAACGCTTCATTGTAGTCCTGAATCGCGCGGTCGTAATCCTTCTTGTCGGCGTAGGCAAGACCACGGCTGTTGAACGCGTCCGCATAGTTGGAATTCGAGCGGATCGCCTCGGCAAAGTCCTGGATGGCGCGGTCGTATTCTTTTTTCCTTCGATAACCGAGCCCGCGGTTGTAGAAGTCCTGTGCCGTCTTCGGCTGTGCGAGATGATCCCGAATATTGTAGTCGGCGAGCTCGAACGTATTGGCAGTGCTTTCGGCTTTTGTCTTGATGACATTTTTAACCCGCGGCGCATACCACAAGATCCATTCACCGCAAATTTTATCCCGCCCCGCTCTACCGATCACATTACATTCGCAGCGGCATTCAAAGGCCTCGAAGCTGCCGGCCGCCACGGTGACGGTTTTAAAGGCGGTTGCCTCGCATGCTATTTCTACAGTCGCGCGGGTCGCCTTACTGGTCTGCGGTTGGCCCTCATACAAAGCGCCGCTCCTGTACTTCCAGATTCCACCCACGCGCAGAGGAAATTCCACGTTCAACATGATATTCCCGCTTTCGACCCTAAAGCGGTCGCCGCCGGGCTTTACGTAAATCCAGTAGTCGCCGGATTCATGGCTCGGACGTTCGGCTACCGGTCCCTGGTAATTTCCCGTGAGTTTCTCAGGCGATGCGGTCGGGGCGCCGCCGTAAGCGACGGCACCGAGGAAAAGCGACATTGAGACGCCCATGAACAAAGGGAAAGCTCCTCTGTTGCGCATGTCGGCCTCCAATGAAGACTTTGTCATTGCGGTGGCTGCTTATGGGCGGAGTCATACAACAACTATGGATAAAATGCCACAGCAAAGAGAGCCGGGCTGAATCAGCATCACAGTTCCAACTTATTCAGCCTCAGTGCGTTGGTGATGACCGAAACCGAGCTGAAGGTCATGGCGGCGCTGGCGATGACGGGGCTTAAGAGGATGCCGAAGAAAGGATAGAGCGCTCCGCAGTTACGATAGTGCAGCGCCCCTTTAGGCGCTCGTCTACAGCAGCCGAGCCAGAACTTCGGCGGGAATCTTCTGGCGGAGATGAGGGTGGGCTTCAAGAAACCGCGAAATATCGGCCAGGTCCTTCTGTCGCTTGCTGGACCGACGGGCGGGATCGAGCACTGCCCAGACTTTCCCTTGAAGAACATCCTCAAGGCTGGCGACGGGCAAGCGCAGTCCAAGAACATTGCGCACTGCGGCGCGCTCTAGAAACGCCTCATGCCGCGGATCAGTCTGAATCTGGACCCGCAGATCGGAGCCAGAGGCAGAGACTTTAAGACTATGAGCGAACCGTTCAACGTTGAACTCCTTATCCAGCAACCGCTCGGCCTTCGGGAGTTGATCCACAGCAATGACCATATCGAGATCAAGGCTTACAACCGGTTCTGCGTACGCGTTGACGCCTTGTCCGCCGAGCACGCAATAACGAATGCTGCGCTGGGTCAGCAGCTCGATCACCCGGCTCAAAAAGTCCGTTTGGTCAGCCACCACAACTTTCCAGAAAGCTTGTGCCCGCATAACGCAACTCGTTCGTACGAACAGGGAGGGTGGCTTATCAGGCCGCAGTCCGGGGGGTTGTTCCTCGTTTGCGGAGAGCACGCTCTTTAGCCAGCATCTCGCGTAGCCACTTATTGGCTATCACCTCCGGGCTTACTCCCCGGGATTTGGCAGCCGCGTGTAATTCTCGGGCGAGTGCAGGCTCAATAGAAAAAAGATGGCGCTTGCGCTTGAGTCGAAACGACATCTCCACTTCCTCGGTTTGATCCCAGTAGTTTCCCAGGTCGTGGGCGTCCCAGAATTCTCCGGCCTGTTCGAGCGTCCGAAAGCGCTTGGGGATCGGTCCTTTCTTATTTTTTTCCATATTGTCGTCGCTCCCTGGGCTTCATATCGCGCGCGCTAACAACGAGTGCGCGTCCGGAGGTCTTGAGAACAAAGAAAACTGCGAGATATCTCCCTCCTGTTGTCTTTCCCATTGCGGAGTATACATCTTCCCCAGCCACGTTTCCACGCGCAACCCTCCTGACACGTGGTCGCCCTGAGAAAACCTCTTCAACTTCCTCGATGCGGACGTGGTGCTTTCGCCAAAGCTTTTCAACGAACACATCGAGCTATATGATCTCACGAACTTCCACTTAGCTACCAGATCTCTGCGGAAAACCGTTCACGCTTTGACTCTAAAGCTCCAGCTTGTTCAACCTCAGTGCATTGCTGATGACGGAAACCGAGCTGAAGGTCATGGCGGCGCTGGCGATGACGGGGCTCAAGAGCAATCCAAAAAATGGATACAGCGCTCCGGCGGCGATCGGCACGCCCAAGATATTGTAGATAAAAGCGAAGAAAAGATTCTGGCGGATGTTGCGCATCGTGGCGCGGCTCAAGCGCCGCGCTTTGGCGATCCCGCGCAGGTCGCCCTTGACCAACGTAATCGCCGCGCTCTCGATCGCCACGTCGGTCCCCGTTCCCATGGCGATGCCGACTTGCGCTTGCGCCAGCGCCGGCGCGTCGTTGATGCCGTCGCCCGCCATGGCGACCATCCGTCCCTCGGCTTGCAGGCGCTTCACCACTGCTAATTTTTGCTCCGGCAATACCTCGGCCTCAAATTCGTCGATGCCGAGC contains these protein-coding regions:
- a CDS encoding nicotinate phosphoribosyltransferase gives rise to the protein TDLALLTDLYQLTMAQSYFQSGRVAPSTFSLFVRDYPPNRGYFVAAGLKDVLDFLESFSFSPAAIDYLHSTGMFAGDFLDYLQRLRFTGEVWAVAEGRLFFKDEPIVEITAPIIEAQIAETFVINQINLQSLIATKASRCIHAAGGRTVVDFSLRRTHGIDAGIKVARASYLAGCAGTSNVLAGRKYGIPVVGTMAHSFVSSFEHEIDAFRAFVGSFPDNSILLIDTYDTIAGAQKAVEVAREMAARGRKLRGVRIDSGDLAALARAVRKIFDDAGFRDVKIIGSGGLDEYDLAEFAKADVPYDSYGVGTKMGVSADAPWLDMAYKLVEQNGRPVLKLSSGKAYWPGPKQIFRVVDGQRRLKKDVIALRSEKLPGAEPLLKKVMVNGKTQGTYPSLKEIRERFLAEFELLDETTKAIRDPEPYPVEISPRLKQLNEEISRQVTEAELEPAIRTRRAAGKN
- a CDS encoding AbgT family transporter, encoding MAKEKSDKEPRALLAGALDAVERWGNRLPDPLTLFALFAVAVLILSWIASTLGAAAAHPATGKTVAAVNLLDRQGLQNIFTKAVTNFTSFAPLGTVLVAMLGVGLAEQSGLFSAALKGLVAGVPPWLLTTALVFAAVNADLAVDAGYVILIPLGALLFASVGRHPIAGLAAAFAGVSGGFSSNIFLTPLDPLLAGLTQEAARLYDPKYTVPITANYYFMIASAFLQTVVGVWVTIKIVEPRLGPYSGAVKESLTTLGREEKRGLLAAGLTLLVETIVLLALTVPADGLLRDAKGGLEPFFQGLVAIMSLGFFFPGVAYGLAAGTIKSDRDATRMIGDTMGTMGSYIALAFVASQFIAYFGWSNLGLITAIGGAGLLKASGLTGITLIVLFVLVCALIDLFLASASAKWAVIGPIFVPMLMILGYSPELAQGAYRIGDSFTNIITPLMPYMPLIITFAQKYEPKIGLGSILAMMLPYSIAFAVSWTLLLVVWFLFGIPLGPGASLTYPPS
- a CDS encoding DEAD/DEAH box helicase — encoded protein: MPFSKLGLSPKVVEGVLAAGYTDPTPIQLRAIPIVLSGRDLIGCAQTGTGKTAAFALPILSRLAQPGALRALVLEPTRELAAQVETAIRDYGRFTNLRTTVVFGGTGYGKQDEALRKGVDILVATPGRLLDQMQRGMVRLDKIEILVLDEADRMLDMGFMPDVRRIVERCPRARQTMLFSATIPPEIEQLCKWALKNPETVEIGQRRAPAETVTHAFYPVASDQKQELLEELLKRTEYDQVLIFCRTKHGADRVARKLHQEGHAVAVLHSNRTQREREQALNGFRNGRYEVMVATDIAARGLDVEQISHVINFDVPHHPEDYVHRIGRTGRALAAGDAFTIVIAEDLPEIAAIERFIGQTIPRIKLEGFPYKYTRLLEKAPPPPFGARGRRKSRW
- a CDS encoding PGPGW domain-containing protein; the protein is MSPIIIETLRQAKRLIVIVVGFTVLLGGVAMLVLPGPAILVIPLGLAILATELVWARRLLNRVKSKIQNMRQ
- a CDS encoding tetratricopeptide repeat protein, yielding MRNRGAFPLFMGVSMSLFLGAVAYGGAPTASPEKLTGNYQGPVAERPSHESGDYWIYVKPGGDRFRVESGNIMLNVEFPLRVGGIWKYRSGALYEGQPQTSKATRATVEIACEATAFKTVTVAAGSFEAFECRCECNVIGRAGRDKICGEWILWYAPRVKNVIKTKAESTANTFELADYNIRDHLAQPKTAQDFYNRGLGYRRKKEYDRAIQDFAEAIRSNSNYADAFNSRGLAYADKKDYDRAIQDYNEALRLNPTHVFAFNNRGNAYLDKKQSDLAIADYDRAIAYDSNYSTAYFNRARAYSAKKDDERALQDYEMAIRINPKYAAALYNRGNIYRAKKDYNRAIKDYDEAIRSNPADAMTFNNRGIAYRDKGDDERAMADYDQAIQLKPDYALAFSNRGNIFRSRGDYDRAIQDYDAAVRLDPNYAAAFGNRGRARFYQGRFDAAVLDLAKAFDLQPSSLYHAVWLYLAETRAGQNGRPGLESRAPRLNLKNWPGPVINFYLGKIDEVAMYAAAEDVDAKKRSERICEANFFAAEGKVLKGAVAEAVPLLRAAAEDCPPNFTAKSGARAELKRLGQ
- a CDS encoding CopG family antitoxin, which produces MEKNKKGPIPKRFRTLEQAGEFWDAHDLGNYWDQTEEVEMSFRLKRKRHLFSIEPALARELHAAAKSRGVSPEVIANKWLREMLAKERALRKRGTTPRTAA
- a CDS encoding BrnT family toxin — protein: MFVEKLWRKHHVRIEEVEEVFSGRPRVRRVARGNVAGEDVYSAMGKTTGGRYLAVFFVLKTSGRALVVSARDMKPRERRQYGKK